CAGGCCGAGCGGAAGATTTAACTTAGGGAAATAGCAGGTCTTTTTGATGTTATTCACAGCAATAGTTCGTCCCTGTTTGAGAGATAACAGACGGGGTTGTTTAATAACAGACTATAAAACGAGCATACTGTGAAAAAACATTTTAAATTTTCGGTGGTTAGCATCGCTGTCTCCTTATTGATGGCAAATCAGGCGGGAGCAGCCAATACCTGGACAGAAGCGCGTAGCGACGCGATGGGTGGAACCGGAGTTGCATCAGGCCATTACGGTAGTGGCGCCTTCATCAACCCGGCGCTGCTGGCAAAGGCCAAACCGGATGACGACATTACCGTTATCTTGCCTTCGGTCGGCGCGCAGATTACCGACAAAGACAATCTGCAGGATCAGATCGACGATATCAGCGATAAAGTCGATCACTACGATAATGTGATCAACAGCCTCACACCGGCGGAGATCATCGCCAATCCCTTAGGATCCGTGAACCAGTTCCAGAGCGCCGCGAAAGATCTCGCTGACGAGCTGGACGATCTGAAAGGCAAAACCGCCCGCGCTACCGCCGGTGCCGGGATTGCGGTCAGCATTCCAAACAACGTACTGGCCGTCGCCTTTGTCGCAAAAGGCAATGCCCACGCGCGCGTGAGTTCCTCCATCGACCAGCAGGATATTGACTACCTGCGCAGCATCCAGAACAGCAAATTGGTCGCGGGCAGCGTCGCGCTGGATGCGGCCCTGAACGGCTCGGATCAAATCACCAAGAACCTCAACTCCACGGCCTCAGGCCGGGCGGCGATTGTCTCTGACTACGGCGTGGCGGTGGCGCGTCAGTTTGATATTGCTGATGTGCCGGTCTCCGTCGGTATCACGCCAAAACTGCAAAAAACCTGGCTCTACAACTACACCACCTCTATTTACACCTACGACAGCAACGACTGGAACAGCAGCCGCTACCGCACGGACGATACCGGTTTCAACGTCGATGCCGGTGTGACCGCCGATTTTGGCGAGAACTGGACGGTGGGCCTGAGCGGGCAGAACCTGATGTCGCGTGATATCGATACCAAGGATATCCGCATCCGCAATGGTCGTACGGGTGAGGTGGTGAGCTACAAAGATACCTACCAGATCCGCCCGCTGGTTACGGCTGGCGTGGCCTGGCATAACGATCTGGTGACGCTCACCGCCGATGGCGATCTGACCGAAACCAAAGGCTTCAAGAGTGAAGAAAACTCCCAGTACGTGGGTGTCGGTGCGGAAGTCACGCCGCTGAGCTGGCTAGCGGTGCGCGCCGGTTATCGCGCGGACGTGAAAGACAATGACAGCAACGTCTTCACCGGCGGTGTCGGCTTTGCGCCGTTCAACGCGGTCCATGTGGATCTGATGGGCCTGTACGGGGAAGACAAAACCTGGGGGGCAGGCGCGCAGCTGAGCGTCACCTTCTAAGGCGACCGGAGGCCATGCGCCTCCGGCTTTTCTTTGTGCTATAGTAGCGCCCCATTTCCACCAGGTGCTTAAAACTTCGCCATGTCGTCAGAATTACAGTCACACTTCCCTGCACACCGTTTTTCCATCGCGCCGATGCTCGACTGGACCGACAGACACTGCCGCTATTTCCTGCGTCAGCTCTCTCGCCACACGCTGCTGTACACCGAAATGGTCACCACCGGAGCGATCATTCACGGGAAGGGCGACTATCTGGCCTATAGCGAAGAAGAGCATCCGGTTGCCTTACAGCTCGGCGGCAGCGACCCGGCTGCGCTGGCGCACTGCGCGAAACTGGCGCAAGAGCGCGGTTATGACGAAATTAACCTTAACGTCGGCTGCCCGTCCGATCGCGTGCAGAACGGGATGTTTGGTGCGTGCCTGATGGGCAACGCCCAGCTGGTGGCGGATTGCATCAAAGCGATGCGCGACGTGGTGTCGATTCCAGTCACGGTCAAAACGCGTATCGGGATTGACGACCAGGACAGCTACGAATTTCTCTGTGATTTCATCAATACCGTAGCCGGGAAAGGCGAGTGCGAGATGTTTATCATCCACGCCCGTAAAGCCTGGTTATCCGGTCTCAGCCCGAAAGAGAACCGTGAAATTCCGCCGCTGGATTACCCGCGCGTGTATCAGCTCAAGCGTGATTTCCCGCATCTGACCATGTCGATTAACGGCGGCATCAAATCCCTCGACGAAGCCAAAGCGCATTTAGACCATATGGATGGCGTGATGGTGGGCCGCGAGGCGTATCAAAATCCAGGTATTCTGGCCACGGTCGATCGTGAAATCTTTGGCATAGACGGTACTGATACCGATCCGGTCGCCGTAGTGCGCGCCATGTATCCGTACATCGAACGCGAGCTGAGCAACGGCACTTATTTGGGCCATGTGACGCGCCATATGCTCGGGTTGTTCCAGGGTATTCCGGGTGCACGTCAGTGGCGTCGCTACCTGAGTGAAAATGCGCATAAAGCCGGGGCGGATATCGAAGTCCTGGAGCAGGCGCTGCGCCTGGTCGCTGACAAGCGATAATTTTCACCAAAAGTTCGTCAAATTCACCACGCCCTGCGAATGTTCGCGGGGCGTTTTGTTTTAGATTCAATAAGTTAAATTTGGCACGTTTCTTGTAATACCCACTGCATATCTGAGGTATTGACGTGGGAGAGAGCCATGCTGGAACTGCTGTTTGTGATTGGATTTTTTGTCATGCTGATGGCGACCGGAATTTCGCTGCTTGGCATTCTGGCTGCACTGGTGGTGGCAACGGTGGTGATGTTTATCGGCGGATTGTTTGCGCTGATGATTAAACTGCTGCCGTGGCTACTGTTAGCGGTCGCCGTTGTGTGGGTTATTCGGATGGTTAAAACACCAAAAGTCCCACAGTATCAGCGCAATAACCGCTTTCGTTACTAAGGTATTGAGGCGTTCGTCACATACCTGCAACTTTTCCGGCAGCAATGCTTAGAACAGAATAGGATTTACTTATCGAATCTGTCACTATTGCCGCCGTTAAAGAATTCATCGAGCTGTACCCTACATACAGCCGAACTAAAAAAAGAATGGGCTTCCTGTTAAAAGGAAGCCCTAATTCTTTTATGGGATCAGCAAACTCGATCCCTGCGTCACCCGACTCTCCAGCACCTCATGCGCGCGTTGCGCGTCGCTCAGCGGATATTTCTGCGCATCCGCTACGTCCACTTTAATCACACCGCTGGCGATCAGCGAAAACAGTTCGTTGCTGGCCTCGGTCAGTTCGTCACGGGTGGTGATATAGCCTTGCAGGGAAGGGCGCGTCACGTACAGTGAGCCTTTCTGATTGAGAATGCCCAGATTCACGCCGGTGACCGCACCGGAGGCATTGCCGAAACTGACCATCAAACCGCGGCGTTGCAGACAATCGAGCGACGCTTCCCAGGTGTCTTTCCCGACCGAGTCATACACCACGCGCAGTTTTTTGCCGCCGGTAATCTCTTTCACGCGCTCGGCGATGTTCTCTTCACGATAATTAATCACCTGCCAGGCTCCGGCCTGTAGGGCACGCTGCGCTTTTTGCGCGCTGCCGACGGTGCCGATCAGTTTTGCGCCCAGCGCTTTGGCCCACTGGCAGGCGATAAGCCCGACACCGCCCGCGGCAGCGTGGAACAGGAACGGCTCATCGGGTTTGATTTCGTAGGTTTTGCGCAGGAGATAATAGACGGTCAGCCCTTTCAGGAATGACGCTGCAGCCTGCTCAAATGAAATGGCGTTCGGCAGAATGGCGGCCTTATCGGCGGGCACGTTGTGAACCGAGCTGTACGCGCCGAGCGGCGACTGGGCATACACCACGCGATCGCCTTCTTTAATATGCTTTACGCCGCTGCCGACTTTCACCACGATACCCGCTGCCTCGGTCCCCAGACCGCTCGGCATGGACGGTGGCGGATACAGCCCGCCGCGAATGTAAGTATCGATATAGTTGATGCCAATCGCTTTGTTTTCGACCTGGATTTCATTCTCTCCAGGTGCGGCGGGAGTGAACTCCACCGCCTTCAGGACTTCAGGACCACCATGCTTGTGAAATTCGATACGAGTTGCCACGTTGAACTCCTTTGTCGATTCATTTGCAGACGGTTATACTTCCCCGTCTCTCAATTTATGGTAATCCATTCACTATGGCAGGAAATAAACCCTTCAACAAACAGACTGAGCCTCGCGAGCGCGATTTGCAGGTCGCCGGACTCAAAGTCCCGCCGCACTCGATTGAAGCGGAACAGTCGGTGTTGGGCGGTTTAATGCTGGACAACGAGCGCTGGGACGATGTTGCCGAGCGCGTGGTATCCGATGATTTTTATACCCGTCCACACCGTCATATTTTTACCGAAATGGCACGCCTGCAGGAATCCGGCAGCCCGATCGACCTGATTACGCTGGCAGAGTCTCTGGAGCGCCAGGGGCAGCTCGATTCTGTCGGTGGTTTTGCCTATCTGGCCGAATTATCGAAAAACACGCCAAGTGCGGCGAACATCAGCGCATACGCCGATATCGTGCGCGAACGTGCTGTGGTTCGCGAGATGATCGCTGTCGCCAATGAAATCGCCGAAGCGGGTTTTGATCCGCAGGGCCGCACCAGCGAAGATCTGCTGGATCTCGCCGAATCCCGCGTCTTTAAAATCGCCGAAAGCCGCGCGAACAAAGACGAAGGCCCGCGAAATATCGCCGAAGTGCTTGATTCTACTATCGCGCGTATTGAACAGCTGTTCCAGCAACCGCACGATGGCGTCACCGGCGTGAACACTGGTTATGACGACCTGAACAAGAAAACCGCCGGTCTGCAGCCGTCGGATCTGATTATCGTCGCGGCGCGTCCGTCGATGGGTAAAACGACATTCGCGATGAACCTCGTCGAAAACGCGGCGATGTTGCAGGATAAACCGGTTCTGATCTTTAGTCTGGAGATGCCCTCCGACCAGATTATGATGCGTTCCCTCGCGTCCCTGTCCCGCGTGGATCAGACTCGCATTCGTACTGGTCAGCTCGACGACGAAGACTGGGCGCGTATCTCCGGCACGATGGGCATTCTGCTGGAAAAACGGAACATCTACATCGATGACTCCTCCGGTCTGACGCCAACGGAAGTGCGCTCCCGCGCGCGCCGTATCGCCCGCGAACACGGCGGCATCGGCCTTATCATGATCGACTACTTGCAATTGATGCGCGTGCCGTCGCTCTCTGATAACCGTACGCTGGAAATCGCCGAAATCTCCCGCTCGCTCAAAGCGCTAGCGAAAGAGTTACAGGTTCCCGTGGTGGCCCTGTCGCAGCTTAACCGCTCTCTGGAACAACGTGCCGACAAGCGCCCGGTCAACTCCGACCTGCGTGAATCTGGCTCCATCGAGCAGGATGCCGACTTGATCATGTTCATCTACCGTGACGAGGTTTATCACGAGAACAGTGACATGAAAGGCATCGCGGAAATCATTATTGGTAAGCAGCGTAACGGCCCGATCGGGACGGTGCGTTTGACGTTTAACGGTCAGTGGTCGCGTTTTGATAATTATGCGGGACCTCAATACGACGACGAATAATTCCTCGTCATCCTTTGCGCCACAGCGGCGTTGGCTTCACCCGTTCACCCCGGTCGCTTAGTTATCTAAGCTCCCGGGGATTTACGGCCTTGCCGCCTTGCTGTGACGCAAATGATTTAGAGGAATACTTTTTCTTTACGGCAAGGAATTCAAATGCAAGCGGCAACTGTAGTCATTAACCGCCGCGCTCTGCGACACAACCTGCAACGTCTGCGTGAACTGGCGCCCGCCAGCAAGCTCGTTGCAGTCGTGAAAGCGAACGCTTACGGACACGGTCTTCTTGAGACCGCGCGAACGCTCCCTGATGCCGATGCCTTTGGCGTCGCCCGTCTCGAAGAAGCCCTGCGCCTGCGCGCGGGCGGAATTACCCAACCGATTTTGTTACTCGAAGGCTTTTTCGAAGCCGCCGATCTGACGACGATTGCCGACCAGCATCTGCACACCGCCGTGCATAACGAAGAACAGCTCGCAGCGCTGGAAACCGCCGATTTGAGTGAGCCGGTTACCGTGTGGATGAAACTCGACACCGGCATGCACCGTCTGGGCGTGCGCCCGGAGCAGGCCGAAGCCTTTTATCAGCGCCTGAGCCAGTGCAAAAATGTGCGTCAGCCGGTGAATATCGTCAGTCACTTTGCCCGCGCGGATGAGCCAGAGTGTGGCGCAACGGAACAGCAGCTCGATATTTTTAATACCTTTTGCGAAGGCAAACCGGGGATGCGCTCCATTGCGGCCTCCGGCGGTATTCTGCTGTGGCCGCAGTCGCACTTCGACTGGGCGCGTCCAGGCATTATTCTTTACGGCGTCTCACCGCTGGAGGGCAAACCCTGGGGCCCGGACTTTGGCTTCCAGCCGGTGATGTCCCTGGTTTCCAACCTGATCGCCGTTCGTGAGCATAAAGCGGGTGAACCGGTCGGCTATGGCGGCACCTGGGTGAGTGAGCGCGATACGCGTCTGGGCGTAGTAGCGATGGGTTACGGCGACGGCTATCCGCGTGCGGCACCGTCCGGTACGCCAGTGCTGGTGAACGGCCGCGAAGTGCAGGTTGTCGGGCGCGTGGCGATGGACATGATTTGCGTCGATCTCGGACCTGAGGCCGATGATAAAGCCGGTGACCCGGTGGTGATGTGGGGCGAAGGTTTACCCGTTGAGCGCATCGCTGAAATAACGAAAGTGAGTGCTTACGAACTTATCACCCGACTGACGTCGCGAGTGGCGATGAAGTACATCGATTAAGTCCAATAAAATGCCGGGTGTTGCCCGGCATTTATCTCTTTATTAACATCCTCTCGATCTTCCCGCGCTTCCGGTTTATTGTTGAAATCCCTGCCTGACAGATATCCGGAGATACATCGCGTGTTCCAGAAAGTTGACGCCTACGCCGGCGACCCCATCCTCTCCTTAATGGAGCGTTTTAAAGAAGATTCACGCAGCGACAAAGTGAACCTCAGCATCGGTCTTTACTACAACGAAGACGGCATTATTCCGCAATTGCAGGCGGTGGCTGAAGCTGAAGCGCGTCTTAACGCGGTGCCGCACGGCGCGTCGCTCTATCTGCCGATGGAAGGGCTGAATACCTATCGCAACACTATCGCACCGCTGCTGTTTGGCGCCGATCACCCGGTCTTAGCGCAAAAACGCGTGGCGACCATTCAGACGCTGGGCGGTTCCGGTGCGCTGAAAGTGGGCGCGGACTTCCTGAAAAAGTACTTTCCCGATTCTGGCGTCTGGGTCAGCGATCCGACCTGGGAAAACCACGTCGCGATTTTTGAAGGCGCAGGCTTTGCCGTCAGCACCTATCCGTGGTTCGACAACGACACCAAAGGCGTGTGCGTTGAGGCCCTACTGGAAAAGCTGCGCACCTTGCCGGAGCGCAGCATTGTGCTGCTACACCCATGCTGCCACAACCCAACCGGGTCAGATCTGACCAACAATGAGTGGGATGCGGTGATTGAAGTGCTGAAAGCACGCAACCTGATCCCGTTCCTCGATATCGCCTATCAGGGCTTCGGCGCGGGCATGGAAGACGACGCCTATGCGATCCGCGCGATTGCCAGCGCCGGTCTGCCAGCGCTGGTTAGCAACTCGTTCTCGAAAATTTTCTCTCTGTACGGCGAGCGCGTCGGCGGATTGTCGATTGTTTGTGAAGACGCAGATGCAGCCGGGCGCGTACTGGGGCAGCTGAAAGCGACCGTTCGTCGCATCTACTCCAGCCCGCCAGCATTCGGCGCGCAGGTTGTTGCCACGGTTCTCGGTGATGATGGTTTGAAAGCCGCCTGGCTTGCTGAAGTGGAAGCGATGCGCACGCGTATTCTGGCAATGCGCCAGGAGCTGGTGAAAGCGCTTAAAAGCGCATTGCCAGAGCACAACTTCGATTATCTGCTCAAGCAGCGCGGGATGTTCAGCTATACCGGACTGAGTGCGCAGCAGGTTGACCGTCTTCGTGAAGAATTCGGCGTGTATCTTATCGCCAGCGGGCGCATGTGCGTCGCGGGCCTGAATGCACACAACGTCCAGCGCGTCGCGCAGGCGTTTGCAGTTGTGATGTAAGCACTTACTTACATAATTGGCATCCGCGCGGTTTAGCGCCCGGTGGCGCTACGCTTACCGGGCCTACAAAACCCGAACGTAGGCCGGGTAAGGCGCAGCCGCCACCCGGCTTTTTATCGGCACCGGAGCCGGAATTGTCCGGTGGCGCTGCGCTTACCGGGCCTACAAAACCTGAACGTAGGCCGGGTAAGGCGTAGCCGCCACCCGGCTTTTTTCTTCGTTCCGCTTTGTGATATCCCTCCGCTTACCAGGGATAATCTCAAAAATTTCCTTCCCTTCACCTGGCTCAGGGGTTAA
Above is a window of Lelliottia jeotgali DNA encoding:
- a CDS encoding Alanine racemase, biosynthetic, with protein sequence MQAATVVINRRALRHNLQRLRELAPASKLVAVVKANAYGHGLLETARTLPDADAFGVARLEEALRLRAGGITQPILLLEGFFEAADLTTIADQHLHTAVHNEEQLAALETADLSEPVTVWMKLDTGMHRLGVRPEQAEAFYQRLSQCKNVRQPVNIVSHFARADEPECGATEQQLDIFNTFCEGKPGMRSIAASGGILLWPQSHFDWARPGIILYGVSPLEGKPWGPDFGFQPVMSLVSNLIAVREHKAGEPVGYGGTWVSERDTRLGVVAMGYGDGYPRAAPSGTPVLVNGREVQVVGRVAMDMICVDLGPEADDKAGDPVVMWGEGLPVERIAEITKVSAYELITRLTSRVAMKYID
- a CDS encoding Phage shock protein G, whose translation is MLELLFVIGFFVMLMATGISLLGILAALVVATVVMFIGGLFALMIKLLPWLLLAVAVVWVIRMVKTPKVPQYQRNNRFRY
- a CDS encoding putative membrane protein yields the protein MGGTGVASGHYGSGAFINPALLAKAKPDDDITVILPSVGAQITDKDNLQDQIDDISDKVDHYDNVINSLTPAEIIANPLGSVNQFQSAAKDLADELDDLKGKTARATAGAGIAVSIPNNVLAVAFVAKGNAHARVSSSIDQQDIDYLRSIQNSKLVAGSVALDAALNGSDQITKNLNSTASGRAAIVSDYGVAVARQFDIADVPVSVGITPKLQKTWLYNYTTSIYTYDSNDWNSSRYRTDDTGFNVDAGVTADFGENWTVGLSGQNLMSRDIDTKDIRIRNGRTGEVVSYKDTYQIRPLVTAGVAWHNDLVTLTADGDLTETKGFKSEENSQYVGVGAEVTPLSWLAVRAGYRADVKDNDSNVFTGGVGFAPFNAVHVDLMGLYGEDKTWGAGAQLSVTF
- a CDS encoding tRNA dihydrouridine synthase A; protein product: MSSELQSHFPAHRFSIAPMLDWTDRHCRYFLRQLSRHTLLYTEMVTTGAIIHGKGDYLAYSEEEHPVALQLGGSDPAALAHCAKLAQERGYDEINLNVGCPSDRVQNGMFGACLMGNAQLVADCIKAMRDVVSIPVTVKTRIGIDDQDSYEFLCDFINTVAGKGECEMFIIHARKAWLSGLSPKENREIPPLDYPRVYQLKRDFPHLTMSINGGIKSLDEAKAHLDHMDGVMVGREAYQNPGILATVDREIFGIDGTDTDPVAVVRAMYPYIERELSNGTYLGHVTRHMLGLFQGIPGARQWRRYLSENAHKAGADIEVLEQALRLVADKR
- a CDS encoding Biosynthetic Aromatic amino acid aminotransferase alpha produces the protein MFQKVDAYAGDPILSLMERFKEDSRSDKVNLSIGLYYNEDGIIPQLQAVAEAEARLNAVPHGASLYLPMEGLNTYRNTIAPLLFGADHPVLAQKRVATIQTLGGSGALKVGADFLKKYFPDSGVWVSDPTWENHVAIFEGAGFAVSTYPWFDNDTKGVCVEALLEKLRTLPERSIVLLHPCCHNPTGSDLTNNEWDAVIEVLKARNLIPFLDIAYQGFGAGMEDDAYAIRAIASAGLPALVSNSFSKIFSLYGERVGGLSIVCEDADAAGRVLGQLKATVRRIYSSPPAFGAQVVATVLGDDGLKAAWLAEVEAMRTRILAMRQELVKALKSALPEHNFDYLLKQRGMFSYTGLSAQQVDRLREEFGVYLIASGRMCVAGLNAHNVQRVAQAFAVVM
- a CDS encoding Replicative DNA helicase, with the translated sequence MLDNERWDDVAERVVSDDFYTRPHRHIFTEMARLQESGSPIDLITLAESLERQGQLDSVGGFAYLAELSKNTPSAANISAYADIVRERAVVREMIAVANEIAEAGFDPQGRTSEDLLDLAESRVFKIAESRANKDEGPRNIAEVLDSTIARIEQLFQQPHDGVTGVNTGYDDLNKKTAGLQPSDLIIVAARPSMGKTTFAMNLVENAAMLQDKPVLIFSLEMPSDQIMMRSLASLSRVDQTRIRTGQLDDEDWARISGTMGILLEKRNIYIDDSSGLTPTEVRSRARRIAREHGGIGLIMIDYLQLMRVPSLSDNRTLEIAEISRSLKALAKELQVPVVALSQLNRSLEQRADKRPVNSDLRESGSIEQDADLIMFIYRDEVYHENSDMKGIAEIIIGKQRNGPIGTVRLTFNGQWSRFDNYAGPQYDDE
- a CDS encoding Quinone oxidoreductase; the protein is MATRIEFHKHGGPEVLKAVEFTPAAPGENEIQVENKAIGINYIDTYIRGGLYPPPSMPSGLGTEAAGIVVKVGSGVKHIKEGDRVVYAQSPLGAYSSVHNVPADKAAILPNAISFEQAAASFLKGLTVYYLLRKTYEIKPDEPFLFHAAAGGVGLIACQWAKALGAKLIGTVGSAQKAQRALQAGAWQVINYREENIAERVKEITGGKKLRVVYDSVGKDTWEASLDCLQRRGLMVSFGNASGAVTGVNLGILNQKGSLYVTRPSLQGYITTRDELTEASNELFSLIASGVIKVDVADAQKYPLSDAQRAHEVLESRVTQGSSLLIP